One window of Aspergillus oryzae RIB40 DNA, chromosome 3 genomic DNA carries:
- a CDS encoding uncharacterized protein (predicted protein) yields the protein MYREPSSTEAAKNNIVKDPCAAARSAIRRQTTIRRPSRHSSSALRSATLRSPFPRPLANEIEREANGLPRHVRSPIPNSGSGEDPFDLTNGLSDSSAREAGQRLLNDVLRHSRPGQRLRIPRNTVLDDIYLRAAAGNHGGAQQEQDHPPPSFTPRFAPAIAYHRTSSPQAPPDVRLSPFPRSEAFGGDVSIGSTVPLLRRVGQRSINQPSRSNSQTVVDGLGDRQRSVSPDGDNANDAWETLLTTITPDANLPSADSSFTSASAGTNASINGTARSSATSFGTLPNSMDSTAATVQMVLDPYPEFLNPCDYSTSTDSDSDSEAEATQNSLFHYHYRRIREINARRDARRRARNAHSTMSSQPPLPAISLAISNSIDPDLQHMQAILDRLARREDVPDDLWTAAGLSRTIGQGVSASDGTNNTDAVDGPSRQQQ from the coding sequence ATGTACCGTGAGCCTTCATCAACAGAGGCTGCAAAGAACAATATTGTTAAAGACCCTTGTGCCGCCGCACGTTCTGCAATTCGTCGACAGACCACTATCCGGCGCCCTTCACGTCACAGTAGCTCTGCTTTGCGCAGCGCGACTTTGCGCTCGCCGTTTCCTCGTCCGCTAGCGAACGAGATTGAACGTGAAGCGAATGGACTCCCGCGCCATGTACGCTCTCCTATCCCGAATTCCGGCTCCGGTGAAGATCCATTCGATCTGACCAATGGCCTGTCGGATTCCAGCGCACGAGAAGCAGGCCAGCGCCTACTCAACGATGTCCTTCGTCACAGCCGTCCCGGCCAGAGATTGAGGATACCGCGTAATACTGTGTTAGACGACATATACTTGCGCGCAGCGGCTGGGAACCATGGGGGTGCtcaacaggaacaagatcatccaccCCCATCCTTCACTCCTCGATTCGCCCCGGCAATTGCGTACCACAGGACCTCATCCCCCCAGGCGCCTCCCGATGTCCGTCTGTCGCCATTCCCTCGGTCGGAAGCctttggtggagatgtctCGATCGGTTCCACTGTTCCTCTGCTACGGCGGGTTGGCCAGCGGTCTATTAATCAACCAAGCCGCTCAAACTCTCAGACTGTCGTTGACGGCCTTGGAGATCGCCAGCGGAGCGTAAGCCCGGATGGTGACAATGCGAACGATGCTTGGGAAACACTCTTGACTACTATCACGCCAGACGCCAATCTTCCTAGTGCGGACTCCTCGTTCACATCAGCGTCCGCGGGCACAAACGCTTCAATCAACGGAACGGCACGAAGTTCAGCAACTTCTTTCGGAACACTGCCAAATTCTATGGACTCAACTGCCGCAACTGTACAGATGGTTCTCGACCCTTATCCGGAGTTTCTCAATCCGTGTGACTATTCCACTTCAACAGACTCTGACTCCGATTCTGAGGCAGAGGCCACACAGAACTCATTGTTCCATTATCACTATCGCCGAATACGCGAAATCAACGCCCGGAGGGATGCCAGGAGGCGTGCACGTAATGCACATTCGACGATGAGTAGCCAACCTCCGCTTCCTGCGATCTCATTAGCTATTTCCAACTCTATAGACCCGGACCTTCAACATATGCAAGCTATCTTGGACCGGCTTGCCCGTCGAGAGGATGTCCCTGATGACTTATGGACAGCAGCTGGACTGTCTCGTACTATCGGCCAAGGGGTCAGCGCAAGCGACGGTACCAACAATACTGATGCGGTTGATGGGCCATCCAGACAGCAGCAGTGA